A genomic stretch from Setaria italica strain Yugu1 chromosome VII, Setaria_italica_v2.0, whole genome shotgun sequence includes:
- the LOC101761949 gene encoding cytochrome P450 93G1-like → MLVVSMEEHPMGAVVLALIIAAVAAVSLQHLISRRASRRLPPGPTSLPVIGHLHLLRPPVHRTFQELAARVGPLMHIRLGSTHCVVASTAEVASELIRSHEGSISERPLTAVARQFAYGSAGFAFAPYNTHWRFMKRLCMSELLGPRTVEHLRPVRRAGTVSLLRAALAAASSPAAEPFDLTRELIRLSNTSIIRMVASTVPGSVADEAQELVKDVAELVGAFNADDYIALCRGWDLQGLRRRAAAVHRRFDALLEEILRHKEDAREARKLLMLDDDGDDGRKKEAATATMHKDLLDILMDKAEDKTAEVKLTRDNIKAFIIDVVTAGSDTSAAMVEWMLAELMNHPEALRNVVAEIDAVVGGDRIAGEADLPRLPYLIAAYKETLRLHPAAPIAHRQSSEEMQLRGFTVPPQTAVFINIWAIGRDPAFWEEPLAFRPERFMPGGAAESLEPRGQHFHFMPFGSGRRGCPGMGLALQSVPAVLAALVQCFDWATAGGGDDDGVKGMPIDMDESDGLVCARKHPLLLRPTPRLNPFPAVV, encoded by the coding sequence ATgctggtggtgagcatggaAGAGCATCCAATGGGCGCCGTAGTCCTGGCGCTCATTAttgcggccgtcgccgccgtgtcCTTGCAGCACCTCATCTCCCGGCGAGCCTCCCGTCGTCTTCCCCCTGGCCCGACTAGCCTCCCAGTGATCGGGCACCTCCACCTGCTCCGGCCGCCGGTGCACCGCACCTTCCAGGAGCTGGCTGCCCGGGTGGGGCCCCTGATGCACATCCGCCTGGGGTCCACGCACTGCGTCGTGGCGAGCACCGCGGAGGTGGCGAGCGAGCTGATCcgcagccacgaggggagcaTCTCGGAGCGGCCGCTCACGGCGGTGGCCCGGCAGTTCGCCTACGGCTCCGCCGGCTTCGCCTTCGCCCCCTACAACACCCACTGGCGCTTCATGAAGCGCCTCTGCATGTCGGAGCTCCTCGGACCCCGCACCGTCGAGCACCTCCGCCCCGTCCGTCGCGCCGGCACCGTGTCCCTGCTGCGggccgcgctggcggcggcctcctcgccggcggccgaacCCTTCGACCTCACCCGCGAGCTCATCCGCCTCTCCAACACCTCCATCATCCGCATGGTCGCCAGCACCGTGCCGGGGAGCGTCGCGGACGAGGCGCAGGAGCTCGTCAAGGACGTGGCGGAGCTCGTCGGCGCCTTCAACGCCGACGACTACATCGCCCTCTGCCGCGGCTGGGACCTgcagggcctccgccggcgagccgccgccgtccaccgccGCTTCGACGCGCTGCTCGAGGAGATACTCAGGCACAAGGAGGACGCCAGGGAGGCGAGGAAACTCCTCatgctcgacgacgacggcgacgacggcaggaagaaggaggccgcgacggcgacgatgcACAAGGACCTGCTTGACATCCTCATGGACAAAGCCGAGGACAAGACGGCGGAGGTCAAGCTCACACGGGACAACATCAAGGCCTTCATCATCGACGTGGTCACTGCTGGTTCGGACACgtcggcggccatggtggagtGGATGCTGGCGGAATTGATGAACCACCCGGAGGCCCTGCGCAACGTGGTGGCGGAGAtcgacgccgtcgtcggcggGGACCGgatcgccggcgaggcggaccTGCCGCGGCTGCCATACCTGATTGCGGCGTACAAGGAGACGCTGCGGCTGCACCCGGCGGCGCCCATCGCGCACCGCCAGTCGTCGGAGGAGATGCAGCTCCGAGGGTTCACCGTGCCGCCGCAGACCGCCGTGTTCATCAACATCTGGGCCATCGGCCGCGACCCGGCATTCTGGGAGGAGCCCCTGGCGTTCCGCCCGGAGCGGTTCATgcctggcggcgccgccgagagCCTGGAGCCCCGCGGGCAGCACTTCCACTTCATGCCCTTcggcagcggccgccgcggaTGCCCCGGCATGGGCCTCGCGCTGCAGTCCGTGCCGGCCGTGCTGGCGGCGCTCGTGCAGTGCTTCGACTGGGCcaccgctggcggcggcgacgacgacggggtCAAGGGCATGCCGATAGACATGGATGAGTCGGACGGCCTGGTGTGCGCTCGCAAGCACCCGCTCCTGCTCCGCCCCACGCCTCGCCTCAACCCCTTCCCGGCCGTCGTCTAG
- the LOC101755900 gene encoding putative nuclease HARBI1, translating into MELSFRGRKSYASQNVMAAVDFDLWFTYVLAGWEGTTHDALVLRDALERENGLRVPQGKFYLVDAGYGAKLEFLPPFRGVRYHLNEWGNNPVQKEKELCNLRHSSLCITVERAFGCLKRRFKILDDASPFFPFPTQVDIVVACCIIHNWIIQDGIDQFFMEENNLPSYNHATTYSGQASEHTEMVNFRQSIANQMWADRQNNNIN; encoded by the exons ATGGAGTTATCCTTTCGTGGTAGGAAGTCATATGCCTCTCAAAATGTAATGGCTGCCGTAGATTTTGATCTCTGGTTCACCTATGTATTAGCTGGTTGGGAGGGGACAACACATGATGCACTAGTATTACGAGATGCTTTGGAGCGTGAGAATGGACTTCGAGTGCCACAAG GGAAATTCTACCTAGTTGATGCCGGATATGGAGCAAAACTAGAATTCTTGCCCCCTTTTCGTGGTGTTCGTtaccacttgaatgagtgggggAATAATCCTGTACAAAAGGAGAAGGAGCTATGCAACCTTAGGCACTCATCTCTTTGTATCACAGTAGAGCGTGCATTTGGGTGTCTAAAGAGAAGATTCAAAATTCTAGATGATGCctctcctttctttcctttcccgACTCAAGTAGACATTGTTGTTGCTTGCTGCATCATTCACAATTGGATCATACAAGATGGaattgatcaattcttcatggAAGAAAATAATTTGCCAAGTTATAACCATGCTACAACATACAGTGGACAAGCAAGTGAGCATACCGAGATGGTTAATTTCAGGCAAAGCATTGCTAATCAGATGTGGGCAGACCGTCAAAACAACAATATTAATTAG